In Cryptococcus deuterogattii R265 chromosome 4, complete sequence, a genomic segment contains:
- a CDS encoding FK506-binding protein 1 — translation MGVTVENISAGDGKTFPRPGDSVTIHYVGTLLDGSKFDSSRDRGTPFVCRIGQGQVIRGWDEGVPQLSVGQKANLICTPDYAYGARGFPPVIPPNSTLKFEVELLKVN, via the exons ATGGGTGTCACTGTTGAG AACATTTCCGCCGGTGACGGCAAAACCTTCCCCCGTCCTGGAGACTCTGTCACCATTCACT ACGTTGGCACCCTCCTTGACGGTTCCAAGTTCGACTCTTCCCGGGACCGTGGAACTCCCTTCGTATGCCGAATTGGCCAGGG CCAAGTCATCAGGGGTTGGGACGAGGGTGTTCCTCAGCTCTCCGTCGGCCAAAAGGCTAACCTCATTTGCACCCCTGACTATG CCTACGGTGCTCGGGGTTTCCCTCCTGTTATCCCCCCCAACTCCACTCTCAAGTTTGAGG TTGAGCTCCTCAAGGTCAACTAA
- a CDS encoding zf-C3HC4 type zinc finger protein (genome sequence mistake), translating into MREKDYAEGVANSYTERLKEEREGGSSLGNMTKKMGIHKNKELRREEEKEERERRERRAYLSAVECPICFLNYPPNINTSRCCQQPVCTECFVQIKRSDATITHLESEPACCPFCVETEFGVIYERPPTPMSSLSSTALATSPNDTDTSNFSHTFSAGSDAELAIGPGMNPIQKETIRRKSVSSKAKEVVTIDEIRPDWEHKLNAVKAAAARRASRRIIMRQVGDRLIPIGYTSSRAPGTADSSMSLPPIQNGGGADESVSSPRRLSRRRESNREREIEELMIMEAMRLSLLDHEEHQRRQADDRRENSTTADVVPSTPPSDTANTSTAIQSPGPPPGPSTGAAFAATAPSTSSSTGTPRRLSGQSDKNDKQSGASKLLSKFSNVRARANSAASSKGHGSGDFKNTFGRTRGNSGGTQTPSPSPALITTQTSASASTSNSAGSSTVPSPIPSISPLTTSHTQPQIKTSVPTHSGGLSPTTSTPAAPITTLASPGASGQNSGEADLLGGPNGPTTRADAPVGLPHLSIDMPTLTLRHQVSVLQHLP; encoded by the exons ATGCGAGAGAAAGATTATGCCGAAGGTGTAGCGAATAGCTACACGGAGCGGttaaaagaagagagggaagggggCTCCAGTCTCGGAAACATGACCAAGAAAATGGGGATTCACAAGAACAAGGAgttgaggagggaagaagagaaggaagaaagggagaggagagagcgAAGAGCTTATCTCAGCGCCGTAGAATGTCCCATTTGCTTCCTT AACTACCCTCCTAATATTAACACTTCCCGATGCTGTCAACAGCCCGTTTGCACGGAATGCTTTGTTCAAATCAAACGCTCTGATGCTACAATAACCCATCTCGAGTCTGAGCCGGCTTGTTGTCCATTCTGCGTAGAGACCGAGTTTGGGGTCATCTATGAGCGGCCTCCTACTCCCATGTCAAGTTTATCCAGTACTGCTTTAGCAACTTCGCCGAATGATACAGACACCTCAAACTTCTCTCATACGTTCAGCGCGGGTTCAGATGCCGAACTGGCCATTGGGCCGGGCATGAATCCTATCCAAAAAGAGACTATTAGAAGGAAGAGCGTTAGCTCCAAGGCTAAGGAAGTTGTGACAATTGATGAGATTAGACCTGATTGGGAACACAAGTTGAATGCTGTCAAAGCCGCAGCGGCTCGGCGGGCGTCAAGAAGGATTATCATGCGCCAAGTCGGTGATAGACTTATTCCGATTGGGTATACTTCGTCGCGGGCTCCCGGTACTGCCGATTCCAGTATGTCTTTGCCTCCGATCCAAAATGGTGGCGGAGCCGATGAGAGCGTGTCTAGCCCCCGCAGATTGTCAAGACGACGTGAATCCAAtagggaaagggagatcGAAGAA CTGATGATTATGGAGGCCATGCGACTCTCTCTCCTCGATCATGAAGAGCATCAGCGAAGGCAAGCTGATGACCGTCGCGAAAATTCTACCACTGCCGATGTTGTCCCTTCCACCCCTCCATCAGACACTGCCAACACCAGCACCGCTATACAGAGCCCTGGTCCGCCTCCTGGTCCTAGCACTGGAGCCGCGTTCGCTGCCACAGCGCCATCTACATCATCGTCCACTGGAACTCCCCGTCGATTGTCGGGGCAATCCGACAAGAATGACAAGCAATCAGGCGCTTCTAAACTACTTTCCAAGTTCAGTAATGTCCGCGCGAGGGCTAACTCAGCGGCATCATCAAAAGGTCACGGAAGTGGCGATTTCAAAAACACGTTTGGGAGAACAAGAGGCAATTCCGGTGGTACGCAGACTCCAAGTCCTTCACCGGCTTTGATTACCACACAAacatctgcttctgcttctaCTTCCAACTCCGCTGGTAGCTCCACTGTACCTAGTCCAATTCCCTCAATCAGCCCCTTGACTACTAGCCATACCCAACCCCAGATCAAAACATCTGTTCCTACTCATTCCGGTGGTCTGAGTCCGACAACATCTACTCCTGCGGCACCGATAACGACACTTGCTAGTCCTGGTGCATCAGGGCAAAATTCCGGTGAGGCTGATCTGTTGGGTGGTCCCAATGGACCGACAACACGGGCGGATGCACCGGTTGGGTTACCTCATTTAAGCATCGACATGCCCACTCTCACCCTGAGGCACCAGGTAAGCGTGTTGCAGCACCTGCCATAA
- a CDS encoding ATP-binding cassette subfamily B (MDR/TAP) member 10, whose amino-acid sequence MLGTAVGFHVQLRQQLFASAVRLRPMASGSQYSDVLLSQSRLLLQPRPLLCRPLTNRPSQPSIQQTRSDKSVHSAQPELAEIDIINPEQPAKRQSLISRLTSKLSLQSVKGTSTENGESERGASSVRKLISLARPESRPLAVAVGLLLISSSVSMLVPLTIGKLIDFFSTNSSTFLGFSFPVAAGLLAVTFCVGAAANAGRAIIMRISGQRIIARVRNQAYHSTLRQEPEFADRSAGDIVSRLSVDANILGDSVTSNLSDGLRALISATVGVAAMFWISAKLTLVMLCVVPPVSLGAVFYGRYLRKLSNLTQEAVGDMSKVAEEKLNAFKTVAAYNSQSLEANLFSRKVDQVFQLAKKEAYMTGIFWGASGLTGNLAMLCLLGYGGHLVATQEITVGDLTSLLMYSAYVGGSVSGMTGFFTGLMRGVGAGGRVFWLLDRQSHIPLEIGIKLSAARNGPIVFENVRFRYPSRKEVEVLKGINMTIEPGTSVALVGSSGSGKSSIQALLSRFYDPGEGQITFDGTDIREFTPESWRSRIGVVFQDPILFAGTVHENIAYGSPDITREDVEEAAKAANCDFIWDLPDGFDTMIGKASLSGGQRQRISIARALVRNPSILLLDEATSALDSTSENAVNAAIDDIIHKRNITVVLAAHRLSSIAMAERVVVLENGVVSEAGRYDVLSRREGSRFRTLMAAQLLVEKNSGIEDGVPEEAGEGNTMELEEAGVIEKLK is encoded by the exons ATGCTTGGAACAGCCGTCGGATTTCATGTGCAGCTACGCCAACAGTTGTTCGCTTCGGCTGTCAGATTACGGCCGATGGCAAGTGGTTCGCAATACTCGGACGTCCTGCTATCGCAATCACGACTTCTGCTGCAACCGCGACCACTCCTTTGTCGTCCACTAACCAATCGTCCATCTCAGCCATCGATACAACAGACTCGATCCGACAAATCTGTCCATTCAGCTCAACCCGAATTAGCTGAGATTGACATCATCAATCCTGAGCAACCTGCGAAACGCCAGTCTTTAATATCCCGCTTGACATCCAAATTATCCCTTCAATCTGTCAAGGGGACAAGTACAGAGAATGGGGAAAGTGAAAGGGGGGCAAGTAGTGTACGAAAGCTTATTTCTTTGGCAAGACCTGAATCCAGACCTCTTGCTGTCGCTGTCGGCTTG TTGCTTATATCAAGCTCCGTCTCTATGCTTGTGCCATTAACAATTGGCAAGCTTATAGATTTTTTCTCAACTAATTCA TCTACTTTCCTTGGCTTTTCGTTCCCTGTTGCTGCTGGACTGCTTGCTGTAACTTTTTGCGTTGGCGCGGCTGCTAATGCTG GTCGTGCTATAATTATGCGTATTAGCGGCCAAAGAATTATCGCCCGGGTTAG AAATCAAGCCTACCACTCGACATTGCGTCAAGAACCTGAATTCGCTGATCGATCTGCGGGCGATATCGTTTCCCGTCTGAGTGTTGACGCCAATATCCTGGGTGACAGTGTTACAAGTAACTTGTCAGACGGTTTGAG GGCTTTGATCTCTGCCACTGTTGGGGTGGCTGCAATGTTCTGGATTTCCGCAAAATTGACCCTTGTGATGCTCTGTGTCGTCCCCCCAGTGTCATTGGGCGCTGTCTTTTACGGTCGCTACCTCCGGAAACTTTCCAACTTAACTCAAGAGGCTGTTGGAGACATGTCCAAAGTAGCTGAAGAAAAGCTCAATGCTTTCAAAACTGTTGCTGCCTACAACTCTCAATCTCTGGAAGCTAATCTATTCAGCCGGAAGGTGGACCAAGTTTTCCAGCTCgcaaagaaggaggccTACATGACAGGTATCTTTTGGGGTGCAAGTGGGTTGACTGGAAATTTGGCTATGCTGTGTTTGCTGGGTTATG GTGGCCATTTGGTTGCCACGCAGGAAATCACCGTCGGCGACCTTACATCACTTTTAATGTACAGCGC CTATGTTGGCGGTTCCGTCTCTGGAATGACAGGGTTTTTCACAGGTCTTATGAGAG GTGTTGGCGCCGGTGGTCGTGTGTTCTGGCTGCTCGACCGCCAATCTCATATTCCCCTTGAGATCGGTATCAAATTGTCTGCTGCCCGCAATGGCCCTATTGTCTTTGAGAACGTGAGATTCCGATATCCatcaaggaaggaggtCGAGGTTCTGAAAGGTATCAACATGACTATTGAGCCTGGTACCAGCGTTGCGTTGGT AGGTTCAAGCGGAAGCGGAAAGAGTTCTATCCAGGCATTGCTCAGTCGTTTCTACGACCCTGGAGAGGGCCAGATCACGTTCGACGGTACAG ATATCCGTGAATTTACCCCCGAATCATGGCGGTCTCGGATTGGTGTCGTTTTCCAGGATCCTATTCTCTTTGCAGGGACGGTACATGAGAACATTGCATATGGGTCACCCGATATCACGCGcgaagatgtggaagaagcagcaaaGGCGGCAAACTGCGATTTCATCTGGGACTTGCCCGATGGTTTTGACACTATGA TTGGCAAGGCGAGTTTGAGTGGGGGGCAGCGGCAAAGAATCAGTATCGCTCGTGCACTTGTTAGGAATCCCTCTATTTTGCTTTTGGATGAAG CCACGTCTGCACTCGATTCAACTTCGGAAAATGCCGTCAACGCCGCTATCGATGATATCATTCACAAGCGCAACATCACTGTCGTCCTTGCTGCTCACAGACTGTCAAGCATTGCTATGGCGGAGAGGGTCGTGGTTTTGGAGAATGGTGTAGTGTCTGAAGCTGGCCGGTACGATGTTCTG TCAAGGAGAGAGGGTAGCAGATTTAGAACCCTTATGGCTGCGCAGCTCTTGGTCGAGAAGAATTCTGGAATCGAAGATGGTGTGCCCGAAGAAGCGGGAGAGGGAAATACGatggagctggaagaggcaggGGTCATTGAAAAACTAAAGTGA
- a CDS encoding peptidylprolyl isomerase domain and WD-repeat protein 1 (genome sequence mistake) produces MEMQQAGTAVFKLDDMDFGRRLAAERELDRSESGPGGLLRTANAVWDESGNFVLYPTMLGIKVVNTVTNKVARVLGKDETLRFLNIALYQGAPAKKGVTTVQMAASANPLLQDKASRDPHLFATAYQKQRFYLFARSDKEESKGERDVFNERPTREEQTVAVPVEEKKRPSAKRCTIHTTKGDISVQLFPDEAPKTVENFITHARNGYYNGTIFHRIIKKFMIQGGDPFGDGTGGESIWGGTFEDEISPKLRHDRPYTLSMANAGPGTNGSQFFITTVPCQWLDGKHTVFGRAVGGLDSVDAIEDAKTDKNDRPFEDISISSITVE; encoded by the exons ATGGAGATGCAACAGGCGGGTACGGCTGTTTTCAAATTGGACGACATGGACTTTGGCAGGAGATTGGCGGCTGAAAGGGAGCTGGACAGAAGTGAAAGTGGACCTGGTGGACTGTTGAGGACAGCGAATGCGGTATGGGATGAGAGTGGTAACTTTGTACTTTATCCAACGATGCTGGGTATAAAGG TGGTTAACACCGTCACCAATAAAGTTGCTCGTGTACTGGGGAAAGATGAAACTCTTCGTTTCCTGAACATCGCACTGTATCAAGGTGCTCCAGCTAAGAAAGGTGTGACCACTGTCCAAATGGCGGCTTCGGCGAACCCCTTATTACAGGACAAAGCGTCTCGAGACCCTCATTTGTTTGCTACCGCATaccaaaagcaaagatTCTATCTGTTCGCTCGCAGTGACAAAGA GGAGAGTAAAGGCGAGCGTGACGTGTTCAACGAGAGACCTACAAGAGAGGAGCAGACTGTGGCAGTTCCcgtggaagagaagaaacgtCCTTCGGCTAAACGGTGCACGATCCATACTACCAAGGGTGATATCTCTGTTCAACTCTTCCCTGATGAAGCACCCAAGACTGTAGAGAACTTCATCACCCACGCTCGAAACG GGTACTACAATGGAACAATCTTTCATCGTATCATCAAGAAATTT ATGATTCAAGGTGGTGATCCTTTTGGA GACGGTACCGGTGGCGAGAGCATTTGGGGTGGTACTTTTGAGGACGAAATCTCCCCCAAGCTTAGGCATGATCGACCGTACACCCTTTCAATGGCTAATGCAG GACCTGGGACCAACGGATCACAGTTCTTCATTACTACAGTGCCCTGTCAGTGGTTAGATGGCAAACACAC CGTGTTTGGACGAGCAGTCGGAGGTCTGGACAGTGTAGACGCCATAGAAGACGCGAAAACGGACAAAAACGACAGACCATTCGAAGACATATCTATTAGTAGTATCACTGTAGAGTGA